In Panthera leo isolate Ple1 chromosome E3, P.leo_Ple1_pat1.1, whole genome shotgun sequence, a genomic segment contains:
- the SLC9A3R2 gene encoding Na(+)/H(+) exchange regulatory cofactor NHE-RF2 isoform X4, with protein sequence MARSRDATAAAPAPGAPPQSPSWGLVQDVSGPPRELRPRLCHLRKGPQGYGFNLHSDKSRPGQYIRSVDPGSPAAHSGLRAQDRLIEVNGQNVEGLRHAEVVSSIKAREDEARLLVVDPETDEHFRRLRVIPTEEHVEGPLPSPVTNGTSPAQLNGGSACSSRSDLPGLDKDTEDSSTWKRDPFQESGLHLSPTAAEAKEKARATRVNKRAPQMDWNRKREIFSNF encoded by the exons ATGGCCCGCTCTCGGGATGCCACAGCAGCAGCCCCAGCTCCAGGAGCCCCTCCACAGAGCCCATCCTGGGGGCTTGTGCAG GATGTCAGTGGACCCCCCAGGGAGCTACGCCCTCGGCTCTGCCACCTGCGAAAGGGCCCCCAAGGCTACGGGTTCAACCTGCACAGTGACAAGTCCCGGCCGGGACAGTATATCCGCTCTGTGGACCCGGGCTCGCCTGCCGCTCACTCCGGCCTCCGCGCCCAGGACCGACTCATCGAG GTGAACGGGCAGAACGTGGAGGGGCTGCGCCACGCGGAGGTGGTCTCCAGCATCAAGGCGCGAGAGGACGAGGCCCGGCTGCTGGTGGTGGACCCTGAGACGGACGAGCACTTCAGGCGGCTACGGGTCATACCCACCGAGGAGCATGTGGAAG GTCCACTGCCGTCACCCGTCACCAACGGGACCAGCCCTGCCCAG CTCAATGGTGGCTCGGCGTGTTCGTCCCGAAGTGATCTGCCTGGCTTAGACAAGGACACTGAG GACAGCAGCACCTGGAAACGTGACCCCTTTCAGGAGAGTGGCCTCCACCTGAGCCCCACGGCGGCCGAGGCCAAGGAGAAGGCGAGAGCCACCCGGGTCAACAAGCGGGCACCGCAGATGGACTGGAACCGGAAGCGCGAGATCTTCAGCAACTTCTGA
- the SLC9A3R2 gene encoding Na(+)/H(+) exchange regulatory cofactor NHE-RF2 isoform X1 has product MASPEPLRPRLCRLVRGEHGYGFHLHGEKGRRGQFIRRVEPGSPAEAAALRAGDRLVEVNGVNVEGETHHQVVQRIKAVETQTRLLVVDKETDEELRRRQLTCTEEMAHRGLPPIHDPWEPKPDWARAGSLGSEAGQKDVSGPPRELRPRLCHLRKGPQGYGFNLHSDKSRPGQYIRSVDPGSPAAHSGLRAQDRLIEVNGQNVEGLRHAEVVSSIKAREDEARLLVVDPETDEHFRRLRVIPTEEHVEGPLPSPVTNGTSPAQLNGGSACSSRSDLPGLDKDTEDSSTWKRDPFQESGLHLSPTAAEAKEKARATRVNKRAPQMDWNRKREIFSNF; this is encoded by the exons ATGGCCTCACCGGAGCCGCTGCGGCCGCGCCTGTGCCGCCTGGTCCGCGGCGAGCACGGCTACGGCTTCCACCTGCACGGCGAGAAGGGCCGCCGCGGGCAGTTCATCCGGCGCGTGGAGCCGGGCTCCCCGGCCGAGGCGGCCGCGCTGCGCGCCGGAGACAGGCTGGTCGAGGTCAACGGCGTCAACGTGGAGGGCGAGACGCATCACCAG GTGGTGCAGAGGATCAAGGCTGTGGAAACGCAGACGCGGCTGCTGGTGGTGGACAAGGAGACGGACGAGGAGCTCCGCAGGCGGCAGCTGACCTGCACTGAGGAGATGGCCCACCGAGGGCTTCCGCCCATCCACGACCCCTGGGAGCCAAAGCCGGACTGGGCACGTGCCGGCAGCCTCGGCTCCGAGGCTGGCCAGAAG GATGTCAGTGGACCCCCCAGGGAGCTACGCCCTCGGCTCTGCCACCTGCGAAAGGGCCCCCAAGGCTACGGGTTCAACCTGCACAGTGACAAGTCCCGGCCGGGACAGTATATCCGCTCTGTGGACCCGGGCTCGCCTGCCGCTCACTCCGGCCTCCGCGCCCAGGACCGACTCATCGAG GTGAACGGGCAGAACGTGGAGGGGCTGCGCCACGCGGAGGTGGTCTCCAGCATCAAGGCGCGAGAGGACGAGGCCCGGCTGCTGGTGGTGGACCCTGAGACGGACGAGCACTTCAGGCGGCTACGGGTCATACCCACCGAGGAGCATGTGGAAG GTCCACTGCCGTCACCCGTCACCAACGGGACCAGCCCTGCCCAG CTCAATGGTGGCTCGGCGTGTTCGTCCCGAAGTGATCTGCCTGGCTTAGACAAGGACACTGAG GACAGCAGCACCTGGAAACGTGACCCCTTTCAGGAGAGTGGCCTCCACCTGAGCCCCACGGCGGCCGAGGCCAAGGAGAAGGCGAGAGCCACCCGGGTCAACAAGCGGGCACCGCAGATGGACTGGAACCGGAAGCGCGAGATCTTCAGCAACTTCTGA
- the SLC9A3R2 gene encoding Na(+)/H(+) exchange regulatory cofactor NHE-RF2 isoform X3 — protein MARSRDATAAAPAPGAPPQSPSWGLVQDVSGPPRELRPRLCHLRKGPQGYGFNLHSDKSRPGQYIRSVDPGSPAAHSGLRAQDRLIEVNGQNVEGLRHAEVVSSIKAREDEARLLVVDPETDEHFRRLRVIPTEEHVEGPLPSPVTNGTSPAQLNGGSACSSRSDLPGLDKDTEVDSSTWKRDPFQESGLHLSPTAAEAKEKARATRVNKRAPQMDWNRKREIFSNF, from the exons ATGGCCCGCTCTCGGGATGCCACAGCAGCAGCCCCAGCTCCAGGAGCCCCTCCACAGAGCCCATCCTGGGGGCTTGTGCAG GATGTCAGTGGACCCCCCAGGGAGCTACGCCCTCGGCTCTGCCACCTGCGAAAGGGCCCCCAAGGCTACGGGTTCAACCTGCACAGTGACAAGTCCCGGCCGGGACAGTATATCCGCTCTGTGGACCCGGGCTCGCCTGCCGCTCACTCCGGCCTCCGCGCCCAGGACCGACTCATCGAG GTGAACGGGCAGAACGTGGAGGGGCTGCGCCACGCGGAGGTGGTCTCCAGCATCAAGGCGCGAGAGGACGAGGCCCGGCTGCTGGTGGTGGACCCTGAGACGGACGAGCACTTCAGGCGGCTACGGGTCATACCCACCGAGGAGCATGTGGAAG GTCCACTGCCGTCACCCGTCACCAACGGGACCAGCCCTGCCCAG CTCAATGGTGGCTCGGCGTGTTCGTCCCGAAGTGATCTGCCTGGCTTAGACAAGGACACTGAGGTA GACAGCAGCACCTGGAAACGTGACCCCTTTCAGGAGAGTGGCCTCCACCTGAGCCCCACGGCGGCCGAGGCCAAGGAGAAGGCGAGAGCCACCCGGGTCAACAAGCGGGCACCGCAGATGGACTGGAACCGGAAGCGCGAGATCTTCAGCAACTTCTGA
- the SLC9A3R2 gene encoding Na(+)/H(+) exchange regulatory cofactor NHE-RF2 isoform X5: MASPEPLRPRLCRLVRGEHGYGFHLHGEKGRRGQFIRRVEPGSPAEAAALRAGDRLVEVNGVNVEGETHHQVVQRIKAVETQTRLLVVDKETDEELRRRQLTCTEEMAHRGLPPIHDPWEPKPDWARAGSLGSEAGQKDVSGPPRELRPRLCHLRKGPQGYGFNLHSDKSRPGQYIRSVDPGSPAAHSGLRAQDRLIEVNGQNVEGLRHAEVVSSIKAREDEARLLVVDPETDEHFRRLRVIPTEEHVEGPLPSPVTNGTSPAQLNGGSACSSRSDLPGLDKDTEVDSSTWKRDPFQESGLHLSPTAAEAKEKARATRVNKRAPQMDWNRKREIFSNF; the protein is encoded by the exons ATGGCCTCACCGGAGCCGCTGCGGCCGCGCCTGTGCCGCCTGGTCCGCGGCGAGCACGGCTACGGCTTCCACCTGCACGGCGAGAAGGGCCGCCGCGGGCAGTTCATCCGGCGCGTGGAGCCGGGCTCCCCGGCCGAGGCGGCCGCGCTGCGCGCCGGAGACAGGCTGGTCGAGGTCAACGGCGTCAACGTGGAGGGCGAGACGCATCACCAG GTGGTGCAGAGGATCAAGGCTGTGGAAACGCAGACGCGGCTGCTGGTGGTGGACAAGGAGACGGACGAGGAGCTCCGCAGGCGGCAGCTGACCTGCACTGAGGAGATGGCCCACCGAGGGCTTCCGCCCATCCACGACCCCTGGGAGCCAAAGCCGGACTGGGCACGTGCCGGCAGCCTCGGCTCCGAGGCTGGCCAGAAG GATGTCAGTGGACCCCCCAGGGAGCTACGCCCTCGGCTCTGCCACCTGCGAAAGGGCCCCCAAGGCTACGGGTTCAACCTGCACAGTGACAAGTCCCGGCCGGGACAGTATATCCGCTCTGTGGACCCGGGCTCGCCTGCCGCTCACTCCGGCCTCCGCGCCCAGGACCGACTCATCGAG GTGAACGGGCAGAACGTGGAGGGGCTGCGCCACGCGGAGGTGGTCTCCAGCATCAAGGCGCGAGAGGACGAGGCCCGGCTGCTGGTGGTGGACCCTGAGACGGACGAGCACTTCAGGCGGCTACGGGTCATACCCACCGAGGAGCATGTGGAAG GTCCACTGCCGTCACCCGTCACCAACGGGACCAGCCCTGCCCAG CTCAATGGTGGCTCGGCGTGTTCGTCCCGAAGTGATCTGCCTGGCTTAGACAAGGACACTGAGGTA GACAGCAGCACCTGGAAACGTGACCCCTTTCAGGAGAGTGGCCTCCACCTGAGCCCCACGGCGGCCGAGGCCAAGGAGAAGGCGAGAGCCACCCGGGTCAACAAGCGGGCACCGCAGATGGACTGGAACCGGAAGCGCGAGATCTTCAGCAACTTCTGA
- the SLC9A3R2 gene encoding Na(+)/H(+) exchange regulatory cofactor NHE-RF2 isoform X2, producing MASPEPLRPRLCRLVRGEHGYGFHLHGEKGRRGQFIRRVEPGSPAEAAALRAGDRLVEVNGVNVEGETHHQVVQRIKAVETQTRLLVVDKETDEELRRRQLTCTEEMAHRGLPPIHDPWEPKPDWARAGSLGSEAGQKDVSGPPRELRPRLCHLRKGPQGYGFNLHSDKSRPGQYIRSVDPGSPAAHSGLRAQDRLIEVNGQNVEGLRHAEVVSSIKAREDEARLLVVDPETDEHFRRLRVIPTEEHVEGPLPSPVTNGTSPAQDSSTWKRDPFQESGLHLSPTAAEAKEKARATRVNKRAPQMDWNRKREIFSNF from the exons ATGGCCTCACCGGAGCCGCTGCGGCCGCGCCTGTGCCGCCTGGTCCGCGGCGAGCACGGCTACGGCTTCCACCTGCACGGCGAGAAGGGCCGCCGCGGGCAGTTCATCCGGCGCGTGGAGCCGGGCTCCCCGGCCGAGGCGGCCGCGCTGCGCGCCGGAGACAGGCTGGTCGAGGTCAACGGCGTCAACGTGGAGGGCGAGACGCATCACCAG GTGGTGCAGAGGATCAAGGCTGTGGAAACGCAGACGCGGCTGCTGGTGGTGGACAAGGAGACGGACGAGGAGCTCCGCAGGCGGCAGCTGACCTGCACTGAGGAGATGGCCCACCGAGGGCTTCCGCCCATCCACGACCCCTGGGAGCCAAAGCCGGACTGGGCACGTGCCGGCAGCCTCGGCTCCGAGGCTGGCCAGAAG GATGTCAGTGGACCCCCCAGGGAGCTACGCCCTCGGCTCTGCCACCTGCGAAAGGGCCCCCAAGGCTACGGGTTCAACCTGCACAGTGACAAGTCCCGGCCGGGACAGTATATCCGCTCTGTGGACCCGGGCTCGCCTGCCGCTCACTCCGGCCTCCGCGCCCAGGACCGACTCATCGAG GTGAACGGGCAGAACGTGGAGGGGCTGCGCCACGCGGAGGTGGTCTCCAGCATCAAGGCGCGAGAGGACGAGGCCCGGCTGCTGGTGGTGGACCCTGAGACGGACGAGCACTTCAGGCGGCTACGGGTCATACCCACCGAGGAGCATGTGGAAG GTCCACTGCCGTCACCCGTCACCAACGGGACCAGCCCTGCCCAG GACAGCAGCACCTGGAAACGTGACCCCTTTCAGGAGAGTGGCCTCCACCTGAGCCCCACGGCGGCCGAGGCCAAGGAGAAGGCGAGAGCCACCCGGGTCAACAAGCGGGCACCGCAGATGGACTGGAACCGGAAGCGCGAGATCTTCAGCAACTTCTGA
- the NPW gene encoding neuropeptide W — protein MGLRRSPYMHRRALRLAAGPVASDTQGLGASPQEPSARDTLRPAPVPRGALLLPSGVRELLETGRHSRAGLRVSAPWSWRRPERAPELEPGLLRGAGQSLWRVSCSATVCPENRVRRTPPLQGYPERGPCWQCPFS, from the exons ATGGGGCTGCGCCGCTCGCCCTACATGCATCGCCGCGCGCTGCGCCTCGCTGCCGGACCCGTTGCCTCGGACACCCAGGGCCTGGGCGCGTCCCCGCAGGAGCCATCTGCCAGAGACACCCTCCGTCCGGCGCCCGTCCCCCGAGGTGCTCTTCTGCTGCCTTCTGGGGTTCGGGAACTGTTGGAGACTGGAAGGCACTCGCGCGCAGGGCTCCGGGTCAGTGCGCCTTGGAGCTGGCGCCGCCCCGAGCGCGCGCCGGAACTGGAGCCAGGGCTCCTCCGCGGAGCAGGCCAG AGCCTTTGGAGAGTCTCCTGTTCAGCCACGGTCTGCCCAGAGAACCGCGTTCGCCGGACCCCACCTCTCCAGGGCTATCCTGAGCGCGGCCCCTGCTGGCAATGCCCTTTCTCCTGA